Below is a window of Macadamia integrifolia cultivar HAES 741 chromosome 8, SCU_Mint_v3, whole genome shotgun sequence DNA.
CCAAACCTTGCCCTGTTAATCCAATGGTTAGAGTTGCCACATAGTTCATGCTCTTTTTAACTTCCCACTTTGCATATTTTTAGTACAATATTACTTTTGGGGCTCATGTCATGATACATGCTCATAATCACATAGACAAATGACGAACGTTTCCTTATTGGTTACTTGCATAGTTCAAAACTAGCCAAAAGTTCAGCAAAATTTCACTAATTTCGATGATTTCAACAAGGCGGAGACGAAATAGGAGGTGAATTAAGGGATCCGACCAATTTCAGTCCACTTTGTACTCGTGTATTTGCAAACAGTATTGTATTGTTCGGATTTGGGAGTCTATGTTACATGTACTTTGTACTatttcataattaattaatcaatACTATGTTTCTTCATTCATGGTGCATAATTTATTCGTTCTACTAGCATTTTCTGTCTTCTAGTACTAAAACAATGTGTAAGATAGATAATATTATACAAGGTATACAATAAAGTTCGACATATACTAGCAACCAAGGGTGCAAATCCAAAACACCACTTTGTATGACCTTTCTTACAATATAAAGGTTTACATATGTTTACATAAGCTAAAATAAGGTTTCACTTTAGTAATGGAGCTTAATTTGTCCATTTGCCCCCGAAACGGCCAACCGAAACTTGGTAGCAAAAAATGCATTGTTTCAGTTGAAATTTCACTTATTTTGGTATAAACCGAAACGAGACTGAAACACGAGTGTTCAAACTATAGTTACTCGCTTGTTCACTTAGAAATTGGAGATAATTGTTATGTATGATGTTTCCAAGCACCCATCCACCAGTGGCCAAATCCATGTTAGTAGAGTCCTCCTAGCCTAAGATTTACTAGTAAGACAAATCTGGCTCTTAGAAACATATCCACTCATGCCCAAACCTGTGTACCAAAGCACAACACCGTCACAGGTAAATGAAACTCTGAACATGGGACTGGCAGAAGTATGGTAAAATGACACCAGGAAATAGggatgaaagaaaagaataattttggAAGGGAACAGTAGCCGTTTAAGAATTATATGTGTTAACCCTGAGGGAGTGTTTGATGGTTTTCACACTAAACTATCAATCAACTCAGAATGATTACTCTACATTAGCACAGTTAGTGTCTATATAAGGTTAACATTATAGTTAATGTCTATTATACGTGTCTATATGGATGTTCCAGAAAAACCTCTGAAGATTGAAGAAAGCATTAATTTACAGCAGAATGCAATAAAATGAAGTACATCAAGAAAGACTGAAATCAAAATGGCATTACAAGAAACATGTGAAGACGAGCACAAAAAATGATTAGTGCAAAATGAAGTGTTCCTTTTCTAACATGGCCATGATATATTGATATGAAGCCCATAAAAGGTATCCAATGGTCATACAAACTTCTTAAGTAAAAAGTTCTTACAAGGGTCATGAACAGGAAACGTAGATAtctggtaaaataataaatcttAGCTAATGTTAGTGAGAAGCACCAGAGAAATCATgtgagaaaatcaaacaaatagTGTGCATATCAAAGGTTTATACAAAACAATAGTATGGTGAAACAAAAGACCCTTTATCGATCTAAAAGACAAAGGTGTTGTGAAGCAGAGTGCCTTTTTATCGATCTAAACACAATGCCATTTCTACAAGATAAAAATATTCAATCCAATGGAACTTCCTGCAAATACAAGTAAAAACAGTGGCTTGAAAAAGAATCACTTGCCTATATCGCTCGCATGCCAGCAATGATAAATGTCCAGCAAACATAATACCCTAGAACcccaaacaaaagaaacaaaatttagaCTCAAGAGTTTTTACAAACTCTCTCTCTAAACAATTAAACAACAAGATTAACGTAAAACAAATGCATGACAAGGTAAGCTAGCAAATAATTTGATCTCAAATACTTAAGACTTTGAAATCGTTAAGAGTTAATAACTGAAAGAAAGGTAAAACACAGATCATCAGCATCCTCTTCTGCATGCTTTCGAATAAATTTGAGACTAACGTATAATGCGGCCAGGACTCTGAAGTCTGAACATCCTGACCAGATGTTGAGCTTTACACCCCAAAATATCaatcaataaacaaaaaaaaaaaaaaatgagcgaAAAGAAAGACAAGAGTTGCTCACCAAAAACCTAGGGTTTCGCTCGAGGAGATGATGTATGTTTTCACTTCTTATACCTCTTTTCAATCCTTGAATCTCCCTAGTCTCGAGGTGAAGATTTCAGAGGTGAGAGTGAGACTGGAGAACACCGATTCTATTACTGAAATGGTTCCGAAACTTCCAAATCCATCAACAAACACAAACAGATGAGAGACACGACTCCAGCTTCACCAAAATAGAAGCTTTTCTTGGGTTAAATACGCGTATGAGTGACCCGGAACCTACGGAAAGCCCACCCAACAAATTTCAGGCCCTACGTTGGGTTCCAGTCCTAGTATTGGTAAGTGTCTGGGCCTCGGCTGAGACGAGCCTGGGTTTTCAAAACTCGGCCCAGCCTAGACCAGATGCACGGCACCCCTGTTACCCTCCAAAGGATGAAAATTTCATCATCCTACCGTGCACCCTTGGCCAAATACTTTGGGTTTTGGAGGACCCATCCTCGCAAATTGAGAACTAGAAGCCCCCAATCTCCGGGCGGGAGACTTTCACCGGCGAACGAAGAGCTGAGGAAACGCCGTCCGCCATGGTCAGGCGAGGAAGCAGAAGAATgatgaaagaataaaagaagtaTCAAGAAAAAGAACTGACTAACCTGCAACAAGCTAAAAGGTAAGCCCTAAAATCCTTGTAAATCATCCCTCATCTCACTTTCTTCTTCATGAAATTCCATGGGTCAAAGCTGTTGTTCCTGGAATCTGGATTAGTTCAGTACGTATTTGTTACGCATATCCAATAATTCTACAAGAACCGACCAAAGCTTTATTGTAGAATTCATcacttttttcctcttttggcTAAATATTCAaggacttgaaaaaaaaaacgaatttATATAATGAACTTACGGGTCGATTCGCTCGGCTTTCCTGATTTAATGATAGAGGTTACGAGAAGGTATAAAAGTATTGACTTATTCTCTGCAGGTTCATTTTTTGTAATGGCAACGAAGATGTCTTTGTTACCCAAGTTTGCAAGGAATACCAAACTTCTGTCTCCAATTTGCTTAAGATCAAGATTTCTAGTTGTCACGGGCCTTCACAGGAATGCCTTTTCTTTCAGTTGGGAACTCTACCCTCAGCTTGTTTTTCGTGCCACTTCATCGTCTTCAGTCTACAGTTCCAAGTAAGCCTAGTACAGTGGAATGGTTAATTTCAAAATCTTTTCAACAGAATAcgttttatttttatgatggtttaattttttatgttcATGTTAACTTTGCATCTGTTGCTTGGATATGGTAAGGATGCAATCTGATTGATGTGTTGTATTCTAATATGAATCTGTTACTCATTTCCTCATGTGGAAATTTATATACATATGTAACAGGAAGGTGTATGACTGTCTGCATATATATGATAATGTTATCAAGTTTGACATTATCGGCACACAAAAGTTGAAGGAGCATATGAAAAATCACTTACCATCAGAAGGAAAACCTAGAAGCATATGAgcagtttcaatcattgaagaACAGAAATAAATAATGAAGGATGTGAAGTGACCACTCCTCCACTAGATTAGCATAGGTTTTCGCAACGCTTCCTGAACAATAATGATGGGGATTGTCAATGATTTATCTGAATCAGGGATATTCAAGTATTATCTCTCCATTACAACATCAGAAAAGTCCTTGCCTAGTTCTTAGAAGGGATAATGCTGGGGGAGTTCATGAAATGAGAACATCTGAGTAGGAAGCATGTAACTCATTGATGGCATACCTTTATGTCTAAGGTTTTTGTAGATTATATGGGAATTGATGATTAAAAGCTGATTGAGAGGACTTAGACTATTTTGAGATATATTTTATACATCTGAAGGTGTGCTCCCTATGGTAGGATTAGATTGGGGAATCACTTAGGAACAAAAATGGTTGGAGAATATCAGAGGCAGAGGAAGTAAAAAATGTTAGTTCTGAGGTTGGCAAAGGCAAAACTCTAGGTCTGTATGGGTTCTTTGGCTTCATACATGAGTGCTCGGAGATTGTAGAAGTGTAAGTAATAATGATGTTAAAGGATTACtgggagaagggaaaaaaaaaaaaactgctgtATGAGGAATTATTAAAGGGGATACACAAATAATAGTAGTAATTCTTTACTCTTCAAAAAGGGTCATTACTCAGTGCTAGTCCTGCCTATGCTGGGTCTTGGGAGGGGTATTTTGGAGATGGTCCTAaccttcttcatttttttgcgTACAGTGGCAGCTCTCAAGACTCAAACCTGGGCAATTTCCCTGGTTATCCAACTTGAATGGGTTAACTGACCATAGTTTCCGAAGTTACTGACCTGGTTGATCTTCTCAATTTGAAGAACTTGAAAACAaccataacaacaacaacaaactcaaccttatcccaacttaatgggatcggctacatggatccgtgtaaaatttgaagaaattgacTAGGCAATAAATAAAGCAACTGAAGCACTTGAAAATTTGACTTGTGAATCGCACAGAAAATCCAAGTAACCATTCTTCATTCTCAACTCAATGACTAAAACACGTGAAACATTGTGCACCCTATGGTCATTTATACAGCTTTCCAGATTCTCTATTAGATTATCAACTCTTACAACTCAATAAAAAATTGAACcctttttactcttttttattattatttatctcACACATTTGCTCTCCATTCCACAGCACCCCATTAAATATATCGTAATTAGTGATTGTAAATTGAATGGTTGAAGGAACACAAACACTCCCACCATTTGATCCATTATTTTCAGATATTTTTAGAGGACTTAGGTTTGCATCTATTGCCATAGGTATATTTCCTGTGAAGCAATATTATAGCCAGTGATTTTTAAGAACTAGATGATGCCTTTGGAGAAATTCCAAATTATCCCTTAACTATTTAGTTTGTCATGTAAACACTTTGCTACGAGTTTATGAACATCGGTAGATAACAAGTTGCTTGTATACATCTGTTTGTCATGAAAATAGGTCCTTAGTCACATACGAGCTGCTTCTAATTTCTTAatcttttgaaaaaataatggcTAAGGTGATATCCTAGAAGTCTCTGAAATGAATTACAGTTCTTAACTTTGTTCTCTGTGGGAAAAACACCAGATCTTTCTTATCAAAACTTGTGTGGATGTGTCATGAAAAGAGGTCCTTAGTCACTTATGAGCAACTTCTAACTTCTtaatcttttgaaaaataatggCTAAGGTGATATCCTAGAAGTCGCTGAAATGAATTACAATTCTTAACTCTGTTATCTGTAGGAAAAACACCGGAGCTTTCTTATCAGAAATTTTGTGGATGCATCGTTTGAtgtttctgttttgatttgATCAGGAGGGTGGTCTGGGCAGTTAGGAGCAgtatgggtggtggtggtggcagatTGGAACCTCCTTCCGAAAGTAGCAGCAATGGTGGAACCCGACTAGTTAGAGCAATTCAAGATTTCCGAATCAAATTAAATGCAAGAATTCAGGAATTGAAGCGAGGATTTCCAGTGAAGGTACTATTTTTCTTGGTGGGCTTCTATTGTGCAACTGCCTTTGCCACTGTCATAGGGCAAACAGGTGATTGGGACATTCTATCTGCTGGCTTGGCAGTGGTTGTTGTGGAGGGGATTGGGGCCCTCATGTATAGGTCTTCGTTTCCTTTCCTTGAAAAGATTAGGAGCCTGGTCACTATGTTTAATTATTGGAAGGCTGGGCTTTCCTTGGGTCTTTTCTTGGATGCATTTAAATATGAAATGGATAACATTCTCGAGCAATGTAATCCCTTCAATTTTGATATAGATGTGTTTTCCATATTCCTCTAACAATTCTTTTCTTTAAAAGTTGGTGCCAGTACTTTTCTGTGGCGTTGAGGATCTTGGGCTTACTGATAGTTGGGATTTGCTTAGGTGCATTAAGTGTTTGAGTTGTATGTGCTTGCCGAGATGCATGGGGATTGGGGGGCCATTCATATAGGTATGTGAGTCCTAAGAAGAGAGGATGTGTGGGGAATTAGTGGTTCAGTTAATAGGAGTTGTAAGGAGTTATAACTGGTTAGAAGTTGTGAAGTTATGCTGTGTATTTAAGCTACGTGGGAGTAGTGTTATGTTATTATTTGAAAGAGCAGTTGGTTTAACAGTTTGTGATACTGTAAATTAGCAGCAGGAAAGGGGACTTGGATAAACTTTGATAGTGTACATTTTCCCTCTAGAGAAACAAGGTGAGGCTTCCTCGTGAAATGAAAATCCTGCCCCTGTGAGTGAGCTCTCATTGGCCTCCACTGGACTAGGGGCCACACAGCTCGGCAATGAGTCTACTACCAGATCGTTCTTAGCCAGGTGGATAGCTCAACTAGATATTCACAACCTGATTACAGAGTGAAATCTTAATCAGGTTGGGTATTAGCTTCCAGCAGGCTTCCCCGGGTCAGTTCTTGAACTCAATGGATTTAGAACAACCCTAAGGGTCCAGCCAGCAGCAATTTCTATATCAATATTGAACCAtgcccaactagggtttcattcATAGACTCCTCTGGGTTTAAGTTTATAAATCTGGTTCAGTTACTCCAAAGTCGAATAAAGATTAAACAGAGAGGGACTGATGCACTATCAAATCTGGCATGATTTGGGGATTAGGAAGTCATAGCCGGGTTACTCAAAATAAAAGACTCGACTCTCTTTGTTATCCTTAACTAGAATTAGGTTGACAGATATTCCATGAGAAGATACTGGTTTTAAAACATCTTAAGGTTATATGAACATCACATGTAATAGGCCACCACATACAACTCAATgatattgtttatttatgatACCTATGGCTcggtttggttgcaatgggaattaaagggaagggaagtgaaattttcaaacttaaaaaagaaatttttgtaatcatcacCCCATGTGATTAGATCACCAATtcaaaatcattccatatttgattattaaatttcactttactttgcatccaaaatccttTGCTATAGCTCGTAAAATAtgtcattataaaaaaataattaaagtaaaaggaaaatgcAGGATTACCCTGATGCCACTGGCACCAGTACATGATTCATACAGGAGGGACCTTGATTTTACTCTTATGAGACATTTGTGACTTCACTAGAAGTCTGCATAAAATTACTAGTAAAACACTATATAAAGTGCATAGAATTGGATCTTAACCTACTGAAAACCTAGCCAAATCAAAACAAGACTTCAGTCCGTGAGTTTTCGAGCTGCTATGCTTTAGTGGGATCGACGGTGCAACATCAACTCAGAAACCTGAGAGGTTCAAACAAAGAATTCCTCTGTACAAACCAAGTCCCCATTTGAATCCACTCCCGGAGTACCAATGCAAAAGCAAAGAATTTTTGAGATGGGAACAGATGCTATTGGAACACAAATTCAGATATCAAGAGGCTATAAGCAgataaaatttcattaatgCTATACTGAcactgaaaaataataaaagaaaagcttTTCAATGTGTTTCTGCCGGACTGCTTATTTTCagtgagaacaaaaaaaaaattgcggTTCCAGTGTCGAGATCTGCTGATTCAATACAGTAATTACCATACTTAAGTGGGAATATATGGATTGAATTCCTTTGTATTACGGTCATATTATTACATTGAAGCAATGAACGTTAAGATTTGTTAGAGGGAGATTGGTAGAATAGTTAGGaatatttagttttttatttatttaattattgatAAGTTATTGTGTAATAGAATAGTGGGTGGTAGTTATTTATTATGTGTAAAAACATGGGAATGATGGAATGTGGTGTTACGGCTTTTCTTAGCCCTatatattagaaaaataaatgaatgtAGATAGAGTGGAAAATCCCTAAATTATCTCAAATGAGATAAGATAGGCTTCCTCACCCTAAGCCGGACGCCATTGGCTTCATCATTAAGGCCAAACTCCTTCTCCtaccttttcttctattttttctatttttttttttttttctcttcctattttctctcatctccctaTTTGTGTACgtaacaaatggtatcagagctcagGCACGGCGCCCACCAACGGATTCGTACATTTTCCCCCCTTGAGAAACGAGGCCATGGCTTCCTCGATTAAGCCAAGCGAAGATCACCGGCGGAAGCAACACTGCAATTCAATTCCTAAAAGAATGGTCTTGAGGGCAAGACCAATTTTAGGGGGATGGATTGTTACGATCGTATTATTACATTGAAGCCATGAATGGTTAAGATTTGTTAGAGGGAGACTAGTAGGATATTTAGgaatatttagttatttatttatttagttattgatAAGTTATTGTGTAATGGAAGCGTGGGTGATAGTTATCTATTATGTGTaacggcttttcacgttttcgaaaataaaaacaaattttttggtgtttgataaacttgtttctcgaaaagttttttttcttacataat
It encodes the following:
- the LOC122086199 gene encoding ycf20-like protein, producing MATKMSLLPKFARNTKLLSPICLRSRFLVVTGLHRNAFSFSWELYPQLVFRATSSSSVYSSKRVVWAVRSSMGGGGGRLEPPSESSSNGGTRLVRAIQDFRIKLNARIQELKRGFPVKVLFFLVGFYCATAFATVIGQTGDWDILSAGLAVVVVEGIGALMYRSSFPFLEKIRSLVTMFNYWKAGLSLGLFLDAFKYEMDNILEQCNPFNFDIDVFSIFL